A window of the Gossypium hirsutum isolate 1008001.06 chromosome A03, Gossypium_hirsutum_v2.1, whole genome shotgun sequence genome harbors these coding sequences:
- the LOC107886622 gene encoding zinc finger MYND domain-containing protein 15 isoform X2, whose translation MIFLSRFPKNLRCSEKQESRCSFLRKRGIHQVGLWVCECHCGASVTSFGNSRLESDTWNLSNILCPCRGPSSPIAKALCSWKDYYEWRCIPLQSPVSLLLHWPLTVYHAIQLAGLGSLTSEISKLRIHYLGPEKELLQLAVFGELHAVFPGVFVQIELIGPAVPHHRDGDKIDLHSYAHCIEQDCDCRYKNENASCSIGHASSAVTLQLHRGYYHDRFLDISKDSLPHLVIAPNAGVAAYASWLPTIELIKEINVPAVFSDYCEEACNLAACCINAVTNQPPRLPIQLNPFRQPMVVEDSPLHLPCYSNCFLFAM comes from the exons atgattttccTTTCACGTTTTCCCAAGAATCTACGGTGCAG TGAGAAGCAAGAGAGCAGGTGTTCCTTCTTGAGAAAGAGGGGCATTCATCAAGTGGGGTTGTGGGTTTGTGAATGCCATTGTGGTGCGTCGGTTACATCCTTTGGTAATTCCAG GCTTGAAAGTGATACCTGGAATCTCTCAAATATCTTGTGCCCATGTCGTG GGCCTTCATCTCCAATAGCAAAAGCATTGTGCAGTTGGAAGGATTACTATGAATGGAGGTGCATACCATTACAATCACCTGTTTCTTTGCTGCTCCACTGG CCACTTACAGTGTATCATGCAATACAACTTGCTGGATTGGGAAGCTTGACCTCTGAAATCAGCAAACTGCGCATACACTATCTTG GACCTGAGAAGGAGCTCCTTCAACTTGCTGTCTTTGGAGAATTACATGCAGTCTTTCCTGGGGTTTTTGTTCAAATTGAGCTTATTGGACCTGCGGTTCCACATCATAG GGATGGTGATAAGATTGATCTACACAGCTATGCTCATTGCATTGAGCAAGATTGTGATTGCAGATACAAAAATGAGAACGCCAGCTGCAGTATAGGTCATGCATCATCTGCAGTGACACTGCAACTACATAGAGGATATTATCATGACCGTTTCTTAGATATATCTAAG GATTCCCTCCCACACTTAGTTATTGCTCCAAATGCTGGCGTTGCAGCTTATGCAAGTTGGTTGCCCACTATA GAGCTAATAAAGGAGATAAATGTCCCTGCAGTATTTTCTGATTATTGTGAAGAAGCTTGTAATCTTGCAGCTTGCTGCATAAATGCTGTTACAAACCAGCCTCCCAGGCTTCCT ATTCAGTTAAATCCATTCAGGCAGCCAATGGTGGTGGAAGACAGTCCACTGCATCTTCCTTGCTACTCCAATTGCTTCCTATTTGCTATGTGA
- the LOC107886622 gene encoding zinc finger MYND domain-containing protein 15 isoform X1, which translates to MECAGKGSGTRCLGPARKRCGSCGAVSYCSASHQISHWKVHREECERLERQMKNLDLLNDFPFTFSQESTVQISEKQESRCSFLRKRGIHQVGLWVCECHCGASVTSFGNSRLESDTWNLSNILCPCRGPSSPIAKALCSWKDYYEWRCIPLQSPVSLLLHWPLTVYHAIQLAGLGSLTSEISKLRIHYLGPEKELLQLAVFGELHAVFPGVFVQIELIGPAVPHHRDGDKIDLHSYAHCIEQDCDCRYKNENASCSIGHASSAVTLQLHRGYYHDRFLDISKDSLPHLVIAPNAGVAAYASWLPTIELIKEINVPAVFSDYCEEACNLAACCINAVTNQPPRLPIQLNPFRQPMVVEDSPLHLPCYSNCFLFAM; encoded by the exons ATGGAGTGTGCCGGGAAGGGGAGTGGAACTCGGTGCTTAGGCCCTGCTAGAAAGCGTTGCGGTAGCTGTGGAGCCGTTTCTTATTGCTCTGCTTCTCATCAG ATTTCTCACTGGAAGGTACATAGAGAAGAGTGTGAAAGGTTAGAGCGGCAAATGAAGAActtagatttgttaaatgattttccTTTCACGTTTTCCCAAGAATCTACGGTGCAG ATTAGTGAGAAGCAAGAGAGCAGGTGTTCCTTCTTGAGAAAGAGGGGCATTCATCAAGTGGGGTTGTGGGTTTGTGAATGCCATTGTGGTGCGTCGGTTACATCCTTTGGTAATTCCAG GCTTGAAAGTGATACCTGGAATCTCTCAAATATCTTGTGCCCATGTCGTG GGCCTTCATCTCCAATAGCAAAAGCATTGTGCAGTTGGAAGGATTACTATGAATGGAGGTGCATACCATTACAATCACCTGTTTCTTTGCTGCTCCACTGG CCACTTACAGTGTATCATGCAATACAACTTGCTGGATTGGGAAGCTTGACCTCTGAAATCAGCAAACTGCGCATACACTATCTTG GACCTGAGAAGGAGCTCCTTCAACTTGCTGTCTTTGGAGAATTACATGCAGTCTTTCCTGGGGTTTTTGTTCAAATTGAGCTTATTGGACCTGCGGTTCCACATCATAG GGATGGTGATAAGATTGATCTACACAGCTATGCTCATTGCATTGAGCAAGATTGTGATTGCAGATACAAAAATGAGAACGCCAGCTGCAGTATAGGTCATGCATCATCTGCAGTGACACTGCAACTACATAGAGGATATTATCATGACCGTTTCTTAGATATATCTAAG GATTCCCTCCCACACTTAGTTATTGCTCCAAATGCTGGCGTTGCAGCTTATGCAAGTTGGTTGCCCACTATA GAGCTAATAAAGGAGATAAATGTCCCTGCAGTATTTTCTGATTATTGTGAAGAAGCTTGTAATCTTGCAGCTTGCTGCATAAATGCTGTTACAAACCAGCCTCCCAGGCTTCCT ATTCAGTTAAATCCATTCAGGCAGCCAATGGTGGTGGAAGACAGTCCACTGCATCTTCCTTGCTACTCCAATTGCTTCCTATTTGCTATGTGA